In Luteitalea sp. TBR-22, one genomic interval encodes:
- a CDS encoding efflux RND transporter permease subunit — MAKFFVNRPIVAMVLSIVMVMLGLVAMQGLPIAQYPEIVPPMVQITTTFVGASATDVEAAVATPLEQKINGVEKGIYMKSTNANDGTLTLKVSFEVGSNLDMDNVLTQNRVSEATPQLPQSVKNYGVSVKKALAFPLMVVSIKSPNGTYDNNFLSNYATININDNIARISGVGQINLFGGSDYAMRVWLRPDRIAKLGITVADIVNAINQQNQLSPAGQIGGPPAVPGTEYTYTVRTQGRLLNEEEFGAVIVRTNPDGSEVRLRDVARIELGTQLYNAVGRHNGKPSAVIAIFQIPGTNALDVANRVKATLEDLKTRFPRDMDYEVSLDTTLPVTEGINEIVHTLFEAVVLVIVVVFIFLQNWRATLIPLLTVPVSLIGAFMFFPLLGFSINVLSLLGLVLAIGIVVDDAIVVVEAVMHHLEHGMEPKEATLKAMEEVSGPVVAIALILIAVFVPVGFMGGITGALYQQFAITIALSVALSAVNALTLSPALAAMLLKKPTGKRTLLTPFYNGFNKVFGVATNGYISFTSVLVRKFVIGIVLVGALSYLTMGLVNRIPGGFVPEEDQGYLLVSAQLPDGASLERTDAVMKKAERVLAANHSVQGYNTISGFSLLTGAYSSNMGFFFVALKPWEERHAAEEVANGVTAALNRAFAQEIPEAVVVAFGPPAIPGLGTGAGFTMQLQDRVGQPPEYLGEQAERFIDAARKRPEIGRISTLYRASVPQIYADIDRSKVLKVGVPILDVNNTLGALLGSTYVNDFNRFGRVYKVYVQAEPEYRRDPRQFGLFFVRGKDGQMVPLDTLVTTRTTSGPEFTNRFNLYRSAEVTGVPAPGYSSAQALTALEEVAKEVLPAEMGYDWADMSYQEKRAPNPAVTFAIAIFLVFLVLAAQYESWALPFSVLLGTPFAAFGAYFGLWWARRSSESYVNNVFAQIGLIMLIGLAAKNAILIVEFAKMLRDQGKDPVSAALEAARLRFRPILMTAFAFILGVVPLLTATGAGAESRKVMGVTVFAGMLIATFLAVLLIPVLYVTVEKLTGGKSTPPPAAPPAAASHHGADA; from the coding sequence ATGGCCAAGTTCTTCGTGAACCGGCCCATCGTGGCGATGGTGTTGTCCATCGTCATGGTGATGCTGGGCCTGGTGGCGATGCAGGGGCTGCCGATCGCGCAGTACCCCGAGATCGTGCCGCCGATGGTGCAGATCACCACGACGTTCGTCGGCGCCAGCGCCACCGACGTCGAGGCCGCGGTGGCCACGCCCCTCGAGCAGAAGATCAACGGCGTCGAGAAGGGCATCTACATGAAGAGCACCAACGCCAACGACGGCACGTTGACGTTGAAGGTCTCGTTCGAGGTCGGCAGCAACCTCGACATGGACAACGTGCTCACGCAGAACCGCGTGTCGGAAGCGACGCCGCAGCTGCCGCAGTCGGTCAAGAACTACGGCGTGTCGGTCAAGAAGGCGCTGGCGTTCCCGCTCATGGTGGTGTCGATCAAGTCGCCGAACGGGACCTACGACAACAACTTCCTGTCCAACTACGCGACCATCAACATCAACGACAACATCGCGCGCATCTCGGGCGTCGGCCAGATCAACCTGTTCGGCGGCAGCGACTACGCGATGCGCGTCTGGCTGCGGCCCGACCGCATCGCCAAGCTCGGGATCACCGTCGCCGACATCGTCAACGCGATCAACCAGCAGAACCAGCTCAGTCCGGCCGGCCAGATCGGCGGTCCGCCCGCCGTGCCCGGCACCGAGTACACCTACACCGTGCGCACGCAGGGGCGCCTCCTCAACGAGGAGGAGTTCGGCGCGGTGATCGTCCGCACCAACCCCGACGGCTCGGAGGTCCGCTTGCGCGACGTCGCGCGGATCGAGCTCGGCACGCAGTTGTACAACGCGGTGGGCCGGCACAACGGCAAGCCGTCGGCCGTCATCGCCATCTTCCAGATCCCGGGCACCAACGCCCTCGACGTCGCCAACCGCGTCAAGGCGACCCTCGAGGACCTCAAGACGCGCTTCCCGCGCGACATGGACTACGAGGTCTCGCTCGACACCACCCTGCCGGTCACCGAGGGCATCAACGAGATCGTCCACACGCTCTTCGAGGCGGTCGTGCTGGTGATCGTCGTGGTGTTCATCTTCCTGCAGAACTGGCGCGCGACGCTGATTCCGCTGCTGACCGTGCCGGTCTCGCTGATCGGCGCGTTCATGTTCTTCCCGCTGCTCGGGTTCTCGATCAACGTGCTGTCGCTGCTCGGCCTCGTGCTGGCCATCGGCATCGTCGTCGACGATGCGATCGTCGTCGTCGAGGCGGTGATGCACCACCTCGAGCACGGCATGGAGCCGAAGGAAGCCACGCTCAAGGCGATGGAAGAGGTGTCGGGGCCGGTCGTCGCGATCGCGCTCATCCTGATCGCGGTCTTCGTGCCGGTGGGCTTCATGGGCGGCATCACCGGCGCGCTCTACCAGCAGTTCGCGATCACCATCGCGCTGTCGGTGGCGCTCTCGGCGGTCAACGCGCTGACGTTGTCGCCGGCCCTGGCGGCGATGCTGCTGAAGAAGCCGACGGGCAAGCGGACGCTGCTGACGCCGTTCTACAACGGCTTCAACAAGGTGTTCGGCGTCGCCACCAACGGCTACATCTCGTTCACGTCGGTGCTGGTGCGCAAGTTCGTGATCGGCATCGTGCTGGTCGGCGCGCTGTCGTACCTGACGATGGGCCTGGTGAACCGCATCCCCGGCGGGTTCGTGCCCGAGGAGGACCAGGGCTACCTGCTGGTCAGCGCGCAGCTGCCCGACGGCGCCTCCCTGGAGCGGACCGACGCGGTGATGAAGAAGGCCGAGCGCGTCCTGGCGGCCAACCACTCGGTGCAGGGCTACAACACGATCTCGGGCTTCAGCCTGCTGACCGGCGCGTACTCCTCGAACATGGGCTTCTTCTTCGTGGCGCTCAAGCCGTGGGAAGAGCGCCATGCGGCCGAGGAGGTCGCCAACGGGGTGACCGCGGCGCTGAACAGGGCGTTCGCGCAGGAGATCCCGGAAGCGGTGGTCGTGGCCTTCGGCCCGCCGGCCATCCCGGGCCTGGGTACCGGCGCCGGCTTCACGATGCAGTTGCAGGACCGCGTCGGCCAGCCGCCCGAGTATCTGGGCGAGCAGGCCGAGCGCTTCATCGACGCGGCCCGCAAGCGCCCGGAGATCGGCCGCATCTCGACGCTCTACCGCGCCTCGGTGCCGCAGATCTACGCCGACATCGACCGTTCCAAGGTCCTGAAGGTGGGCGTGCCCATCCTCGACGTCAACAACACGCTCGGCGCGCTGCTCGGCAGCACCTACGTCAACGACTTCAACCGGTTCGGGCGCGTGTACAAGGTGTACGTGCAGGCCGAGCCGGAGTACCGGCGCGACCCGCGGCAGTTCGGGCTCTTCTTCGTGCGGGGCAAGGACGGGCAGATGGTGCCGCTCGACACGCTGGTCACCACCAGGACGACGAGCGGACCCGAGTTCACCAACCGCTTCAACCTGTACCGGTCGGCGGAGGTCACCGGCGTGCCGGCGCCGGGGTACAGCTCTGCGCAGGCGCTGACGGCGCTGGAGGAAGTGGCCAAGGAGGTGCTGCCCGCTGAGATGGGCTACGACTGGGCCGACATGTCGTACCAGGAGAAGCGCGCGCCCAACCCGGCGGTCACCTTCGCCATTGCGATCTTCCTGGTGTTCCTGGTGCTGGCGGCGCAGTACGAGAGCTGGGCGCTGCCGTTCAGCGTGCTGCTCGGGACGCCCTTTGCGGCCTTCGGCGCCTACTTCGGCCTGTGGTGGGCGCGGCGATCGTCGGAGAGCTACGTGAACAACGTCTTTGCGCAGATCGGGCTGATCATGCTGATCGGCCTGGCGGCGAAGAACGCGATCCTGATCGTCGAGTTCGCCAAGATGCTGCGTGACCAGGGCAAGGATCCGGTGTCGGCGGCGCTCGAGGCGGCGCGCCTGCGCTTCCGGCCGATCCTGATGACCGCCTTCGCGTTCATCCTCGGCGTGGTGCCGCTGCTCACCGCCACCGGCGCCGGCGCCGAGTCGCGCAAGGTCATGGGCGTGACGGTGTTCGCGGGCATGCTGATCGCCACGTTCCTGGCCGTCCTGCTGATCCCCGTGCTCTACGTCACGGTGGAGAAGCTCACGGGCGGCAAGTCGACGCCCCCGCCCGCGGCACCGCCCGCGGCCGCCAGCCATCACGGAGCCGACGCATGA
- a CDS encoding efflux RND transporter periplasmic adaptor subunit: MGRTTRAHVGGAWARRAMAVAVLGVGVMAAACEDKAPPPAPPPPEVLVTSIVRRDVPIPMELVGQTRGFQDVEIRARVEGFLDIVGFLEGSIVHRGQVLYRIDRKPLEASLANVTAELATAQARYEKTQNDVKRLQPLAARQAVSAQELDNALAAAEAARTQVEARRADVQRVSLDLGYTNVTSPIDGLAGTTLVKAGSLVGRGESTLLTTVSQIDPILFRAGISEAEYLRLSRRAEELRAARHGEKVPIDLVLADGSVHPHKGYLDAIERAIDATTGTLSLQFRFPNPGGLIRPGQYGRAQFVIESRQGAMLVPQQAVQQLQNQYNVVTVGSDNKVAFKTVTVGPKFENLWIVESGLTGSEQVVVAGLQRLRDGMVVRTKPAPAAAPAGAAPSAPAPAGGR; this comes from the coding sequence ATGGGTCGTACCACCCGAGCGCACGTCGGTGGCGCATGGGCGCGCCGGGCGATGGCCGTGGCGGTTCTTGGCGTGGGCGTGATGGCCGCGGCGTGCGAGGACAAGGCGCCGCCACCCGCGCCGCCGCCGCCGGAGGTCCTGGTGACGTCGATCGTGCGCCGCGACGTGCCGATCCCGATGGAACTGGTGGGGCAGACCCGCGGCTTCCAGGACGTCGAGATCCGGGCGCGCGTCGAGGGCTTCCTCGACATCGTCGGGTTCCTCGAGGGCTCGATCGTGCACCGCGGCCAGGTGCTGTACCGCATCGACCGCAAGCCGCTCGAGGCGTCGCTGGCCAACGTCACCGCGGAACTGGCGACGGCGCAGGCCCGCTACGAGAAGACGCAGAACGACGTCAAGCGCCTGCAGCCGCTCGCGGCGAGGCAGGCCGTGAGCGCCCAGGAGCTGGACAACGCGCTGGCGGCCGCAGAGGCGGCGCGCACGCAGGTGGAGGCGCGGCGCGCCGACGTCCAGCGGGTGTCGCTCGACCTGGGGTACACCAACGTGACCTCGCCGATCGACGGTCTGGCGGGCACGACGCTGGTCAAGGCCGGCAGCCTGGTGGGACGCGGCGAGAGCACGCTGCTCACCACCGTGTCGCAGATCGACCCGATCCTGTTCCGGGCCGGGATCAGCGAGGCCGAGTACCTCCGGCTCTCGCGCCGCGCCGAAGAACTGCGGGCGGCCCGCCACGGCGAGAAGGTGCCGATCGACCTCGTGCTCGCCGACGGCAGCGTGCACCCGCACAAGGGCTATCTGGACGCCATCGAGCGGGCCATCGACGCGACCACCGGCACGCTGAGCCTGCAGTTCCGGTTCCCCAACCCCGGTGGCCTGATCCGGCCCGGTCAGTACGGGCGCGCGCAGTTCGTGATCGAGTCGCGTCAGGGCGCGATGCTGGTGCCGCAGCAGGCCGTGCAGCAGTTGCAGAACCAGTACAACGTGGTGACGGTGGGCAGCGACAACAAGGTCGCGTTCAAGACCGTCACCGTCGGCCCGAAGTTCGAGAACCTCTGGATCGTCGAGAGCGGCCTCACCGGCAGCGAGCAGGTGGTGGTGGCGGGGCTGCAGCGGCTGCGTGACGGCATGGTGGTCAGGACCAAGCCCGCGCCTGCCGCGGCCCCGGCTGGCGCGGCGCCGTCGGCCCCGGCGCCGGCAGGGGGGCGGTAG
- a CDS encoding DUF4136 domain-containing protein, which produces MSMHVIRLLARTFLVGALVLAAAPSSARAQDVGYNFMPGTDFARYKTYRWVTIDGVKYPDDITDAQIRQAIDTQLATKGLTKTDDKDATLYVGYRVALDQEKQLNAYTSGGYGGWGWGGPYRGYGYAGGMTTATTTTITVGTLSVDMYDPTAKQLVWRGTASKTIDTNAKPEKRVKNLNKAMAKMMKNYPPKQK; this is translated from the coding sequence ATGTCGATGCACGTGATCCGCCTGCTCGCGCGGACGTTCCTGGTCGGCGCCCTGGTGCTGGCGGCCGCCCCGTCGTCGGCCCGCGCGCAGGATGTGGGCTACAACTTCATGCCGGGAACGGACTTCGCCAGGTACAAGACCTACCGGTGGGTGACCATCGATGGCGTCAAGTATCCCGACGACATCACCGACGCCCAGATCAGGCAGGCGATCGACACGCAGTTGGCCACCAAGGGCCTCACCAAGACCGACGACAAGGACGCCACGCTGTACGTCGGGTACCGCGTCGCCCTCGATCAGGAGAAGCAGTTGAACGCCTACACGTCCGGCGGCTACGGCGGCTGGGGATGGGGCGGCCCGTACCGTGGCTACGGCTACGCCGGCGGCATGACCACGGCCACGACGACGACGATCACGGTGGGGACCCTCAGCGTCGACATGTACGACCCGACCGCCAAGCAGTTGGTCTGGCGCGGCACCGCCTCCAAGACCATCGACACCAACGCCAAACCGGAGAAGCGCGTGAAGAACCTGAACAAGGCGATGGCGAAGATGATGAAGAACTACCCGCCGAAGCAGAAGTAG
- the cax gene encoding calcium/proton exchanger, whose amino-acid sequence MSHILKAVRETPLLWLLAFVPVVFAAEHFAGHSPTLLFVLSVLAIVPLAAMLSLATESVAAKTGDAVGGLLNATLGNLTELVIAIAALRAGEYMLVKASVAGAIVTNAMFVPGMSFLLGGLKYHVQEFNHATARVQASLLFLATIALMVPSLLHRVDAVAEAAPQFTGQLSVGLSVLLIVGYALGLLFTLGTHREFFASGGHHDEDEAPWPIGLALATLVVVTVIVALVSEIFVASAQSAAETMGMSRAFVGFVVVALVGGAAEMASAFAGARKDRLDLSMGIALGAASQIALFVAPVLVLLSYVVGPTPIDLSFWPGAVVMILVSTLTITLVTTTGRSAWFVGVLVLMVYLVFAITLYLLPPSNTATGPV is encoded by the coding sequence ATGTCCCACATCCTGAAGGCCGTCCGGGAGACGCCGCTGCTCTGGCTGCTGGCGTTCGTCCCCGTGGTGTTCGCCGCCGAGCACTTCGCCGGACACTCCCCCACCCTGCTGTTCGTGCTGTCGGTGCTGGCGATCGTGCCACTGGCGGCGATGCTGAGCCTGGCCACCGAGTCGGTGGCCGCCAAGACGGGCGACGCCGTCGGCGGGCTGCTCAACGCCACGCTCGGCAACCTCACCGAGCTGGTGATCGCGATTGCCGCCCTGCGTGCCGGCGAGTACATGCTGGTGAAGGCCTCGGTGGCCGGCGCGATCGTCACCAACGCCATGTTCGTGCCGGGGATGTCGTTCCTGCTCGGCGGGCTGAAGTACCACGTGCAGGAGTTCAACCACGCGACCGCCCGCGTGCAGGCGTCGCTGCTGTTCCTGGCGACGATTGCGCTGATGGTGCCGTCCCTGCTGCACCGGGTGGACGCGGTGGCCGAGGCCGCGCCGCAGTTCACCGGTCAGCTCAGCGTCGGCCTGTCGGTGCTGCTGATCGTCGGCTACGCGCTGGGGCTGCTGTTCACGCTGGGCACGCACCGCGAGTTCTTCGCCAGCGGCGGCCATCACGACGAGGACGAGGCCCCCTGGCCGATCGGCCTCGCGCTGGCCACCCTGGTCGTCGTGACCGTGATCGTCGCGCTGGTGAGCGAGATCTTCGTGGCCTCGGCGCAGTCGGCCGCCGAGACCATGGGGATGAGCCGTGCGTTCGTCGGCTTCGTCGTGGTGGCCCTGGTGGGCGGCGCCGCGGAGATGGCCTCGGCGTTCGCCGGCGCGCGCAAGGATCGCCTCGACCTGAGCATGGGGATCGCGCTCGGCGCGGCCTCACAGATCGCCCTGTTCGTCGCTCCCGTGCTGGTTCTCCTGAGCTACGTCGTCGGTCCGACGCCCATCGACCTGAGCTTCTGGCCCGGTGCGGTGGTGATGATCCTGGTGTCGACACTGACGATCACGCTGGTGACCACCACGGGCCGCTCGGCATGGTTCGTGGGCGTGCTGGTGCTGATGGTGTACCTGGTGTTCGCGATCACGCTGTACCTGCTGCCGCCCTCGAACACGGCGACGGGCCCCGTGTGA
- a CDS encoding bifunctional 2-polyprenyl-6-hydroxyphenol methylase/3-demethylubiquinol 3-O-methyltransferase UbiG, with protein MSDPLAGSPWSAPATVQGFVQSPPNATLIDFARRELVRAAQGRALDIGCGAARNALPLADLGWDVLGVDLSRPMVEAARARAAAGARHQGRLDVVLAAMDALPAGSGRFDLIVAQGIWNLARSSVEFRAGVREAARVAARGAALFVFTFSRRTLPADAQPLAGEAFVFTQFSGQPQCFLTREQLVDQLGRVGFEPDHGVPWVEHNAPPHGTAHVLRAPVIHEAAFRVR; from the coding sequence ATGAGCGACCCGCTCGCCGGTTCACCCTGGAGCGCGCCTGCCACCGTGCAGGGGTTCGTGCAGTCGCCGCCGAACGCGACGCTGATCGACTTCGCGCGCCGCGAACTGGTGCGAGCGGCGCAGGGCCGCGCCCTGGACATCGGCTGCGGTGCGGCACGCAACGCGCTGCCGCTGGCCGACCTGGGCTGGGACGTGCTCGGCGTGGACCTCTCGCGGCCGATGGTCGAAGCCGCGCGGGCGCGGGCCGCCGCCGGCGCGCGCCATCAGGGTCGCCTCGACGTGGTCCTCGCGGCCATGGACGCCCTGCCGGCGGGCTCGGGCCGGTTCGACCTGATCGTGGCGCAGGGGATCTGGAACCTCGCGCGTTCGTCGGTGGAGTTCCGCGCCGGGGTCCGCGAGGCCGCTCGCGTCGCGGCCCGGGGCGCGGCGTTGTTCGTCTTCACGTTCTCGCGCCGCACGCTGCCGGCCGACGCGCAGCCGCTCGCCGGCGAGGCCTTCGTGTTCACCCAGTTCTCGGGACAGCCCCAGTGCTTCCTCACGCGCGAGCAACTGGTCGACCAACTGGGGCGGGTCGGGTTCGAGCCCGACCACGGCGTGCCGTGGGTCGAGCACAACGCGCCGCCACACGGCACCGCGCACGTGCTGCGGGCGCCAGTGATCCACGAAGCGGCGTTCCGCGTCAGGTGA
- a CDS encoding sulfatase → MSSRAVQGAVAALAWVICLLSGATGTASVQSTAARRPNVLLIMADDLSDDVGTFGHPVVRTPNLDRLAARGVRFTRAYTQFPLCSPSRVSMLTGLRPDTTRIHDLQTDFRTIHPDVITLPQVFRRAGYVSARVGKIYHYGNPGQIGTPGLDDPASWDHTVNPRGVDKDEEPMLTNFTPGRQGFGSSLAYYASPAPDEAHTDGKVATETIALLEQYRDRPFFLAAGFYRPHCPFIAPTRYFDMYPLDQVRLPPAHPRAPDIPRPAWFTNPPHWGLDEQQQRLVLRAYYASISFLDANVGRVLDALERLGLADDTIVVFVSDHGYHLGDRGQWMKQTLFERATRAPVIVAGAGVTARGASSARVVEFLDIYPTITGLAGLAAPAGLHGRSLAPLLVDPGAPWDHAALSQVRRGNATDGFMGYSVRTERWRYSEWEGGRGTELYDVEADPDELRNLAADPTHRDTVTDLQQRLRALMAQGEPPRP, encoded by the coding sequence ATGAGTTCACGTGCGGTCCAGGGCGCCGTGGCGGCGCTCGCGTGGGTGATCTGCCTGCTTTCCGGCGCAACCGGGACGGCCAGCGTGCAGTCGACGGCGGCGCGACGCCCCAACGTGCTGCTGATCATGGCCGACGACCTCAGCGACGACGTCGGGACCTTCGGGCACCCCGTGGTCAGGACGCCGAACCTCGATCGCCTGGCGGCGCGCGGCGTGCGGTTCACGCGCGCGTACACGCAGTTCCCGCTCTGCAGTCCCAGCCGCGTCTCGATGCTGACGGGGCTGCGGCCCGACACGACGCGCATCCACGACCTGCAGACCGACTTCCGGACGATCCACCCGGATGTCATCACGTTGCCGCAGGTGTTCAGGCGCGCCGGGTACGTGTCGGCACGCGTCGGCAAGATCTATCACTACGGCAACCCCGGGCAGATCGGCACGCCTGGCCTCGACGACCCCGCCTCCTGGGATCACACGGTGAACCCGCGCGGCGTCGACAAGGACGAGGAGCCGATGCTCACCAACTTCACGCCGGGACGCCAGGGCTTCGGCAGTTCGCTGGCCTACTACGCGTCGCCTGCCCCGGACGAGGCCCACACCGACGGCAAGGTCGCCACAGAGACGATCGCCCTCCTCGAGCAGTACCGCGACAGGCCGTTCTTCCTCGCCGCGGGGTTCTATCGTCCGCACTGCCCGTTCATCGCCCCGACGAGATATTTCGACATGTATCCGCTCGACCAGGTGCGCCTGCCGCCGGCCCACCCGCGCGCGCCGGACATCCCGCGGCCGGCGTGGTTCACCAACCCGCCGCACTGGGGCCTCGACGAGCAGCAACAGCGCCTGGTGCTGCGGGCGTACTACGCGTCGATCTCGTTCCTCGACGCCAACGTCGGCCGCGTGCTCGACGCGCTCGAACGCCTCGGCCTGGCCGACGACACGATCGTGGTGTTCGTGAGCGACCACGGCTATCACCTCGGTGACCGCGGGCAGTGGATGAAGCAGACGCTGTTCGAGCGCGCGACGCGCGCCCCGGTCATCGTGGCGGGCGCTGGCGTGACGGCACGCGGGGCGAGCAGCGCGCGGGTGGTGGAGTTCCTCGACATCTACCCGACGATCACCGGGCTGGCCGGACTGGCGGCGCCCGCGGGCCTGCACGGCCGATCGCTCGCGCCGCTGCTGGTCGACCCGGGCGCGCCGTGGGACCACGCGGCGCTGTCGCAGGTGCGGCGCGGCAACGCCACCGACGGGTTCATGGGCTACAGCGTCCGCACCGAGCGCTGGCGCTACAGCGAGTGGGAGGGAGGCCGGGGCACGGAGCTCTACGACGTCGAGGCCGACCCCGACGAGCTGCGCAACCTGGCGGCCGATCCGACGCACCGCGACACGGTGACCGACCTGCAGCAACGCCTTCGCGCCCTGATGGCGCAGGGCGAGCCGCCGCGGCCGTGA
- a CDS encoding DUF885 family protein, protein MPDALWTRRGAITALACGATWPLIGGCRREPSAPAGAPGATTEAEARGLLDDIGNALLQLVPETATSLGLDTGARAGLRGRLMDRSAEGQQRIAAQLRRDLDRVTRVDASALSPATRTSLDVVRSAYATTLEGFALPYGDVPVGGWRITPYVVVQNVGAYLDVPRFLDADHRIERAADAEAYLARLQSYARQADGELARIKAARAMGLVPPAFLLDKAIAQLGLSLAGTREGGALVESIARRTRDIPGDWATRARAIATTEIAPALERQLAELRTQRGLATSDAGMWARPKGEDYYRWALRASTTTTMSPEEVHETGQRELKALHARMDEILKRVGYTDGSVGARMQALAKDERYKFAEGDAGRAEIRRFIDDRLAWIRAQMPRAFNTLVNPNMEVRRLPPEEEPGAPAAYGGAGSVDGTIPGRFWINLRTTDLHSKYSLADLTFHEAIPGHIWQGEYTHDMPLIRQMLAFNAYSEGWALYAEQLADELGAYDGDEVGRLGYLQSLAFRACRLVVDTGLHAKRWTREQGVQFFVDVNGSNPLEVASEVDRYCAWPGQACGYKVGHGEINRQRDAAKAALGGAFDVRGFNDTVVRGGNVPLDVLKRNVEQYVRTTKRP, encoded by the coding sequence GTGCCTGATGCCCTGTGGACTCGTCGAGGTGCGATCACCGCGCTGGCGTGCGGCGCCACCTGGCCGCTGATCGGCGGCTGCCGTCGCGAGCCTTCCGCTCCCGCGGGCGCACCTGGTGCGACCACCGAGGCCGAGGCGCGTGGGCTGCTCGACGACATCGGCAACGCCCTGCTCCAACTCGTGCCCGAGACGGCGACCTCGCTGGGGCTCGACACCGGCGCGCGCGCTGGCCTGCGTGGGCGGTTGATGGATCGCTCGGCCGAGGGCCAGCAGCGGATCGCCGCACAGCTGCGGCGCGACCTGGATCGCGTGACCAGGGTGGATGCGTCGGCGCTCTCCCCGGCGACGCGCACGAGCCTGGACGTGGTGCGCAGCGCCTACGCGACCACGCTCGAGGGCTTCGCGCTGCCGTACGGCGACGTGCCGGTCGGCGGCTGGCGCATCACGCCCTACGTCGTGGTGCAGAACGTCGGCGCCTACCTCGACGTGCCGCGATTCCTCGACGCCGACCATCGCATCGAACGGGCTGCTGACGCCGAGGCGTACCTGGCGCGGCTGCAGTCGTACGCCCGGCAGGCCGACGGCGAGCTGGCCCGGATCAAGGCGGCTCGCGCCATGGGCCTGGTGCCGCCCGCGTTCCTGCTCGACAAGGCCATCGCCCAGCTGGGGCTTTCGCTCGCCGGCACGCGCGAGGGCGGCGCGCTCGTCGAGTCCATCGCGCGACGCACCAGGGACATCCCCGGCGACTGGGCGACCCGCGCGCGGGCCATCGCGACGACGGAGATTGCCCCGGCCCTCGAGCGACAGCTCGCCGAGCTGCGGACCCAGCGAGGCCTGGCCACCTCCGACGCCGGCATGTGGGCACGGCCGAAGGGCGAGGACTACTACCGCTGGGCGCTTCGCGCGTCGACCACCACGACGATGTCGCCGGAGGAAGTGCATGAGACGGGACAGCGGGAGCTGAAGGCGTTGCACGCGCGGATGGACGAGATCCTGAAGCGCGTCGGGTACACCGACGGCAGCGTCGGCGCGCGCATGCAGGCGCTGGCGAAGGACGAGCGCTACAAGTTCGCCGAGGGCGACGCCGGGCGCGCCGAGATCCGCAGGTTCATCGACGACCGCCTCGCGTGGATCCGCGCGCAGATGCCCCGCGCCTTCAACACCCTCGTGAATCCCAACATGGAGGTGCGACGCCTGCCGCCCGAGGAGGAACCGGGCGCGCCGGCCGCGTACGGCGGCGCAGGCTCTGTGGACGGCACCATCCCGGGCCGCTTCTGGATCAACCTGCGGACCACCGATCTGCACAGCAAGTACAGCCTCGCGGACCTGACCTTCCACGAGGCGATTCCGGGACACATCTGGCAGGGCGAGTACACGCACGACATGCCGCTGATCCGTCAGATGCTCGCCTTCAACGCCTACTCGGAAGGCTGGGCACTGTACGCCGAGCAGCTCGCCGACGAACTCGGCGCCTACGACGGCGACGAGGTCGGGCGCCTCGGCTACCTGCAGTCACTGGCGTTCCGTGCCTGCCGGCTGGTGGTGGACACCGGGCTCCACGCCAAGCGGTGGACGCGCGAGCAGGGCGTGCAGTTCTTCGTCGACGTCAACGGCTCCAACCCGCTCGAGGTCGCCAGCGAGGTGGATCGGTACTGTGCATGGCCGGGACAGGCGTGCGGCTACAAGGTCGGCCACGGCGAGATCAACCGCCAGCGCGACGCCGCGAAGGCAGCACTGGGCGGCGCCTTCGACGTGCGGGGCTTCAACGACACGGTGGTGCGCGGTGGCAACGTGCCGCTCGACGTGCTGAAGCGCAACGTCGAGCAGTACGTCCGCACCACCAAGCGGCCCTGA